TGTTCACTGCACGCAGCATCTCCTCAGATAAAGCCATAGCGTTCCCAGGCTCCACTAAATGCCCTGCCCCTTCACCAAGTAGCGATACAAGCCCACCTACTTTAGAAGCGATGACAGGCGTATCTGTTGCTAGTGCCTCTAATGCTACAAGACCAAAACCTTCTAAATGTGATGGTAACACAAAGACATCACTTGCCTGGAACCACTTTACAAGTTCTTGTTGTTTTAGTGGGTCTATAAATTTGACGTCTTCACTGAAGAATGGTTGCAAGGATTGGAAAAAACTTTCATCTCTTCTAGATCCTATAATTTTCAGCTCGATAGGTCGCTCCACTTTTGTTTTTAACATTTGGAATGCCTGCAAAAGTTCCTCAACGCCTTTTTGCTTAATGACATTGCCTACAAAAAGAAAAATAAATGGTTCTTTCGCTAATTGCAATTGTTGACGTACTTCAGCCTGGCTCCCCTTTGAAAATACATGACGATTGACACCCATGCTAACAACAGAGATTTTGTCGGGTGCTATATCAAAGTCTTGCTCGATTTGTTTTGCTAACACGGGACCTACTGCAATAACATGGTCACTTTCACGTAAAATGCTCGCTGTCCAATTGCGAATTCTCGCATTTTTCTTTGCCATACGTTCAATGTCCCCACCATGAGCAGTAACAATGTACGGTATACCAAACATTTTCTTTAAAAGTAACGATAACATCCCTGAAGGAAACACATAGTGTGCATGTGTTACATCGATTGATTTTCGATATTTCAAACCCTTCATTAATGTAGAAAATCCCCATTTAGCATATTTGACAATCGTGTTTTTCTTGCCTGTAGCTGGGTTTGTATTCACTGCTATTTCAACGTCTAGTCCAGCTTTTTCAAGTGCTGTCACTTGGTTTTTTACAAAAATACCGAATGATAAATGATCAGATGAAGGATACATATTACTAATGACGAGTATTTTTTTCATAGACGTGTCACTGCCTTTTTCATTAATTCCTGACCATACATGGCCTCTTTATGAATATGTGTAGCAATTTGTTTCGTCTCTGCAATTGACTGTTCCCAATTGCTACTTAGTTTGCCAACTAATTTAGAAAGAGCTTTCTCATCATCTTCTATATCCTGCATCTGTAAGCATCGATCTGATGCGCCGACAAAGGACATAAAATCCTGCACCTTTGTATGATAGGATACAGCAATAATGGGAGTCTCTGAATTGGTCGCCAATATTAGCGAGTGTAAACGCGTACCAATTATAATATCTTGCTCGCCTGTCACTTCAAGTAAACGTTCAGGCACAAGATTTTCCTCAATTATTTCTGTATGAGCATGATGTTGCATTTTTTTCTGAATATCTTTTGTCACGGTTACATCTTGCGGAAACTTTGTTGCAAAAAATGTAATGTGAACGTTTTGCTCAGAAATGACTTGATCTAAATTTTTCGCCATACCTGTTACATATGCATCGTATTTTGCTACATTTCCTTCTGGCCAATAGTTTGCATTATAGTACGGAACAGCTGAAACACCAATTTTTATTGGCTTTTCCGCGTAATCTTTGCGATCCCCTTTTAACGTAAATGCAGGGTCACCAATGACTTCTATCGGTTTTTTGACCCCAATACTGTGTAAAAGTTTTTTAGACTGAGGATCACGCACAGAGATATTTGCTGCATAACGACACATAACACGGATACTAATTTTTCCTGAAAATGTATCTAGTGGTCCTGCACCACATCCGTAAATAATGTAGGGAATATTATTTTGTTTTGCCATCATTGCATATGTTCCATAAAGATGGGCTTCACGCTTATAAAAATCCATTAAAATACCACCACCACCAATAATGAGGAGGTCAAAGTTTGCTACATATTGTTTGTTATTTTTATACGTATGGATAAACGTTTTATATAAGTTGCCCTTTTTATAATACAATGGATAGCTATGTACCCCATAACGCGCGGATGTTTGTTGTGTGTTATTACTAAAAACGGTAATGTCGTCACTCGTTACCGAAAATGTTTGTTTTACTTGTTGAAGAATGCCGTATAATATTGATTCATCACCATTATTATCATTGCCGTAATTCCCCACAATGCCTATTTTCATTAAAAAACATCCTTTTACTTTTTAATACAGAGATTATACCACAATTGCACTTATTCGTTCTTTTTAAAAATAGTAAAAAAAAGGGGAGCCCCGAATTTCAACGAGATTCCCCCCTTTTCTAGCACCTTATGACAATACTAAATCCTATAAAACAGCAAAAAAGTACTACTTTATTTTTGCTTCTGCTAGTCATCTATTGCTAACTTTTACTTATGAATTGCTCTATAAAGGAACAAACCGAAATGTGCTCGACTAATCGCTTCATTTGGTTTAAAAATGTTACCATCATAGCCTGTCGTAATTTTGTTAGCAGCTAGTTGTTGTACAAATGTATACGCCCAATGATCTTTTGGAACATCCTTAAAGGCAATACCACTTGTTCCATTTAATTGATATGCGATGGCAACAATTTTCGCCATTTGTGCTCGTGTTAATGTTGCATTCGGGTCAAAAGTATTGTTTTCGCGGCCACTCATAATGCCTGCTTCTACAACGGCTGCAATTTCTTTAAAGTAAATGTGATTTGCCGGTATATCTTTGAAGTTTGGATTTTTCACATTTTTTGTATTTAAACCTAGTGCACGGCTAATAATGACAGCTGCATGTGCACGTGTCAGTTTGTCATTCGGTCTAAATGTTCCATCGGCCTGTCCCGTAATAATATTTTGAGACGTTAAATATTCAATCTCTTTAAAGTATACGTAATTATTTGGAATATCTTTAAATAGCGCTGGCTTCGCTACAGTAACCGTAGCAACTTGACTCTTCGTACCTAAAGTTGCAATGACCTTACCTGTTGTACCAGCATTTTGTGCGGTAAACTTACCATCGCTTGTAATGGTACCAATATTGCCTTCTACGGACCATTTCACTTGAGATGGATCATAAACAATCGGCTTACCTGCATCATCTTTTGCGTCGATAGTAAATTTCACAGATTCACCTGCTCCAACTGTTTTAGAGCTTGGCGTAACAGCCATTGTTGTAGGAGCATCTACTACTTTGACTTGGAATGATTGTACCGCGGCGCCATCATAGCCGATGTAAATGCGTTCCTCACCAGCTTGCGTTGCTGTATAGTTTAAACCATTAATCTGTAATGTTTGGTTTTGAGAAGCTAACGTTACATGACCATCTAGTGGTAGTGTCGTAAAGTTATCATCTAAAACGTATTGTACTGCGACACTCGATGAAGCACCTACTAACAATGTTGCATAGTTTGTACTATTCGTAAATTTAATGTGTTTCGCCTTGCCATTTGGCGCCGTACTTACCGCTTGTAGTGTGGCAGATACAAGACGTTGTGTATTCCCTGAATTAGAAGGTAAATTCGCTAAAACAACATTATTACTGCCGTAGTTTCGAATTCCCATCGTTGTTGAACCACCGCCATCTAAATTAAGGGCTCTATCAACCCCAAGTGCCACTAAATAATTAGCAAGTTGCACCATATTCATGCCCTTACTATGGCTTTGACGTCCGTCTACTGTAATGAAATGTACAGTTTGTCCATTATTACTTGTAGCCACTACTGTACGTGGCGCAACTTCTTTTGCACGTGAACTTGTTGTGCTCATCATAATATAAGGTTTGCCATCCTTTACTAGATAAGGACCGCTAGCTAAGATAAATTGTGCATTTTGCCAAAGTTGGTCAATTGAAAAGTTAACACTCATTTCATCGCCAACCGCTACATGGCTTAACTTTTTGTGCCAATCGCCACCCTGTAAAGATACAACGAAGCCAGTAGATGGAATCGTTAATTTATCTTTCGAACCGTAAGGCTTAATTTGTGTGACTTTACCAGTTAACGTTTGACCAAATGTATTTTCTGTAATCGGTGAACCTGTGTCTACTACCATTTCAAATCCGAATTCATTTGTATCTGTTGTTTTACTATAAAACTGTGGTGTGTAAATAATCGCTTCATTTATATTACGAATACGATTTAAGCCTGACATTTCATATTTCGTGCCATTATGGGCTAGTGTGACGTCAAAATCAAAATAATCAATGACCCCACGACCATCCGAATTCATACCAAAAGCCGTTGGAACGTTCATATATTGGTCGGAACCGTTTGAAACTGCACCACCATTTAAAATAACATTATTTTTAGCTAGTAAAAATAATGGATAGCCTTCAGACATATTATAAAAACTTGCATTAATAGCACCAACTACTCGATTTCCCTCACGAGAATGACGATTCGCATTTGCTACTGTCGATTCTTTTCCATTGACTGCTGCGGGCATTCCTAATTGTACTTCTGTCGTTGCATCACCAACATTAATCGTTAAGTGATTAATAGAGTTTGTATAGGTATTGCTGTATGTATATTGGTTATACTGCACACCTTTTGAAAGTGGGTAATCCTTCTTTACTGTTTGAAATGCATAGGCATTTAGCGGACTAACAACAATCGACATCATTACAACTAAAATCAGTAAAATTTTTGCTATTCTTTTCATTTTTCGCGCTCCTCATGAAATGTAGAGCCCTCACCTTCCCTTCTATGTTTTTCTTCTATAAGATTATCAAAAATATGCCAAAATAGCTATGGAACATTTAAGCTATTTTCCAGTTTCATATAATTGGTAAAAAAACTGTTTATATTGACGCATTTTATGATAATACGCATATTTAACCTTATCTCAACTCTTTAACTTTGGTAAAATGATGTTAAAGTTTAGGAGGTTAAAAAATATGAAAAAACTATCAATCATTGCATTGATTATGACAATAGTTAGCTTGCTCTTTTGGCAACCCCAACTAGCATCTGCCGATGAACTTTCAGGGCATGCACACGAAAAGGGTCTTCGTTATTTAATTTCAAAAAATGCTATAGTAACGGATGCTAATGGCAGTTACCGCCCTAATGACAATGTTACACGCGGAGAATTTGCTTCGTATTTAGCAAAGGTCATGAAGCTTGAAGGGAATAACGGTATGGTATTTACCGATGTACCTGATACATATGTGTATGCAACCGATATTCAGCTTGCTGCTACAGCCGGCATTATAACTGGCTACATAGACGGGTCATTTAAGCCTGATGCTGCCATTTCAAGACAACATATGGCCATTATGTTGGAGAGAGCTATTGATTATTTAAAAATTCCTAAAGGTACGTCATCCATTACATTTAAGGATAATGCTTCTATTATTAAAGACTACCGTTCTGCTGTAGCAATCGGTGCACAGTTAGGCATCATCATTGGTTCTGATGGCTACTTTATGCCCGAAAAAAATGCAACAATTGGACAAGCTGCAACGTTCATTCAACGTTTGATGTTACTAGCTGGTGATGGAGCTGCCGACGTCTCAACGTATGCGATTAAGGAAATTTCAAATGGTACACTAGTTGGCAATCAAGGCTTTTCAAGTTTTGAAGCTGCTGAAAAAGCAATCACAAAAAATACACAAGTGATTGTCCAAAAAGATAAAATTGTGAAAATGTCCTCCGGCTATGTTGTCACGAATAATTATGTTGCACTTTATTCTGAAACGATTAAAGACCAAATCGCTGTTGCAGGTAATACAGAGATGGAATATATCAGCAGTGATGCCACACAAGTAAAAGTGAGATTAGCAGGTCAGGTTGGCTATTTAAAACAAGCAGATGTCACGTTAATTCCTTTTTCCCTAAGTAAAGGACGCTCTTACTACTCCGTCGAAAATGGTGAAATTAAACATACGCTATACGATTACAAAACAAATAAATATTCTTCAAGCTATGTTTACGGAAAAGCACCTGCCTTCATGAAACAAGGTGAAAAATACTATAGCTGGAATGGCATTTATTTCACCAATGGAAATGGTTCTTCGAAAGGTGAAGCTTATAACTATTATCAATTTTTACCTGCACGCGCAACAACACAATATACAGCAGAAGAAATTGATGCTTACATTTTGAATAAGCTTGCTGAGATTGAAAGTACAGGTATTACGCTTTATAAAGATGCTACAACAAAAAGTAAGTTAATTGGTTTAGGAAAGACGTTAAAAGAAGTTGAGGCAAACTCAAAAATTAATGCCATGCTAATATTGGCACTTGCGCAACATGAAAGTGCTTATGGTATGAGTGACCATGCCCAAAACTTAAACAACCTATTTGGTTTATATGTTTATGACACAAACCCACTTAACAAAAAATTCGATAGCGTCGCTGCTAACATTAACGAACTTGTTGAGAAGTTTTTACAACCAAACTATATAACGCCAGGTGGTTCTCCAGGTAGAAACTACGCAAATGGTGCTGTAGTTGGTTCTAAGGCACTTGGCTTTAACGTAAAATATGCATCCGATCCATTTTGGGGTGCAAAAATTGCTGGCCATTACTACCGTGCTGAAAAAGCATTAGGCTTCAAAGATGCAAATAATCCATATAAAATTGGCTTAACAACTACTGCGGGCTTAAATGTTCGTTTAGAGACTTCAACTAGTAATAGTCCACTCTTCACATATGTGCGCAGTGGTATGCCAGTTATCATCGTTAACACGGACATCAATGGCTGGCATGAAGTACTATCTGACAAACTTCATACAGGCTCTGCTTACATTAGTAAAGATTATATTAAGCTGATAGATACAGTGAAATAAGAAATAGCGCCAATCCAATAGCTAAAATTGGATGGCGCTTTTTTTTTATGATTTCATCGGTGTGGGTGTGACTTACCCGCGGAATGCACATGTTTACCCGCGATTTTTTGTGACTTACCCGCGAAATATAGCTGTTTATCCGCGAATCACACACGTTTACCCGCGATTACAAAAACAAAAGGGCTGCCTAAAATAGGACAGCCCTTCATTTTTAATATTTAAGTTTTCTTTGCTCGGTTTTAATAATTGCCGATGCAATGACGACGAAGCCTAACATTAAAATAAAGATTAAATCAAGTAATCCAGT
This genomic interval from Lysinibacillus sphaericus contains the following:
- a CDS encoding glycosyltransferase, with the protein product MKKILVISNMYPSSDHLSFGIFVKNQVTALEKAGLDVEIAVNTNPATGKKNTIVKYAKWGFSTLMKGLKYRKSIDVTHAHYVFPSGMLSLLLKKMFGIPYIVTAHGGDIERMAKKNARIRNWTASILRESDHVIAVGPVLAKQIEQDFDIAPDKISVVSMGVNRHVFSKGSQAEVRQQLQLAKEPFIFLFVGNVIKQKGVEELLQAFQMLKTKVERPIELKIIGSRRDESFFQSLQPFFSEDVKFIDPLKQQELVKWFQASDVFVLPSHLEGFGLVALEALATDTPVIASKVGGLVSLLGEGAGHLVEPGNAMALSEEMLRAVNTPKDQYMNREAVNEILAIHDEKNITARCIDIYKSAIKGRDDL
- a CDS encoding polysaccharide pyruvyl transferase family protein; translated protein: MKIGIVGNYGNDNNGDESILYGILQQVKQTFSVTSDDITVFSNNTQQTSARYGVHSYPLYYKKGNLYKTFIHTYKNNKQYVANFDLLIIGGGGILMDFYKREAHLYGTYAMMAKQNNIPYIIYGCGAGPLDTFSGKISIRVMCRYAANISVRDPQSKKLLHSIGVKKPIEVIGDPAFTLKGDRKDYAEKPIKIGVSAVPYYNANYWPEGNVAKYDAYVTGMAKNLDQVISEQNVHITFFATKFPQDVTVTKDIQKKMQHHAHTEIIEENLVPERLLEVTGEQDIIIGTRLHSLILATNSETPIIAVSYHTKVQDFMSFVGASDRCLQMQDIEDDEKALSKLVGKLSSNWEQSIAETKQIATHIHKEAMYGQELMKKAVTRL
- a CDS encoding S-layer homology domain-containing protein yields the protein MKRIAKILLILVVMMSIVVSPLNAYAFQTVKKDYPLSKGVQYNQYTYSNTYTNSINHLTINVGDATTEVQLGMPAAVNGKESTVANANRHSREGNRVVGAINASFYNMSEGYPLFLLAKNNVILNGGAVSNGSDQYMNVPTAFGMNSDGRGVIDYFDFDVTLAHNGTKYEMSGLNRIRNINEAIIYTPQFYSKTTDTNEFGFEMVVDTGSPITENTFGQTLTGKVTQIKPYGSKDKLTIPSTGFVVSLQGGDWHKKLSHVAVGDEMSVNFSIDQLWQNAQFILASGPYLVKDGKPYIMMSTTSSRAKEVAPRTVVATSNNGQTVHFITVDGRQSHSKGMNMVQLANYLVALGVDRALNLDGGGSTTMGIRNYGSNNVVLANLPSNSGNTQRLVSATLQAVSTAPNGKAKHIKFTNSTNYATLLVGASSSVAVQYVLDDNFTTLPLDGHVTLASQNQTLQINGLNYTATQAGEERIYIGYDGAAVQSFQVKVVDAPTTMAVTPSSKTVGAGESVKFTIDAKDDAGKPIVYDPSQVKWSVEGNIGTITSDGKFTAQNAGTTGKVIATLGTKSQVATVTVAKPALFKDIPNNYVYFKEIEYLTSQNIITGQADGTFRPNDKLTRAHAAVIISRALGLNTKNVKNPNFKDIPANHIYFKEIAAVVEAGIMSGRENNTFDPNATLTRAQMAKIVAIAYQLNGTSGIAFKDVPKDHWAYTFVQQLAANKITTGYDGNIFKPNEAISRAHFGLFLYRAIHK
- a CDS encoding S-layer homology domain-containing protein; translated protein: MKKLSIIALIMTIVSLLFWQPQLASADELSGHAHEKGLRYLISKNAIVTDANGSYRPNDNVTRGEFASYLAKVMKLEGNNGMVFTDVPDTYVYATDIQLAATAGIITGYIDGSFKPDAAISRQHMAIMLERAIDYLKIPKGTSSITFKDNASIIKDYRSAVAIGAQLGIIIGSDGYFMPEKNATIGQAATFIQRLMLLAGDGAADVSTYAIKEISNGTLVGNQGFSSFEAAEKAITKNTQVIVQKDKIVKMSSGYVVTNNYVALYSETIKDQIAVAGNTEMEYISSDATQVKVRLAGQVGYLKQADVTLIPFSLSKGRSYYSVENGEIKHTLYDYKTNKYSSSYVYGKAPAFMKQGEKYYSWNGIYFTNGNGSSKGEAYNYYQFLPARATTQYTAEEIDAYILNKLAEIESTGITLYKDATTKSKLIGLGKTLKEVEANSKINAMLILALAQHESAYGMSDHAQNLNNLFGLYVYDTNPLNKKFDSVAANINELVEKFLQPNYITPGGSPGRNYANGAVVGSKALGFNVKYASDPFWGAKIAGHYYRAEKALGFKDANNPYKIGLTTTAGLNVRLETSTSNSPLFTYVRSGMPVIIVNTDINGWHEVLSDKLHTGSAYISKDYIKLIDTVK